One window from the genome of Bacillus weihaiensis encodes:
- a CDS encoding carbon starvation protein A: MFTFIGGIILLILGYFIYGKFVEKVFGVKEQRQTPAITKRDDVDYLPMGKKRNSLIQLLNIAGVGPIFGPIMGALYGPAAFIWIVIGCIFAGAVHDYLTGMISIRNRGAHLPELAGKFLGKAMKHVVNAFAILLLLLVGTVFVTAPADLLVGLTPDWVSFGMIIGAIFIYYILATLLPIDKVIGRLYPVFGAMLLISALGVGATLIITGAPIPELTFANMHPDNAPIFPLLFLTISCGALSGFHATQTPIISRTTQNESQGRFIFYGMMIAEGIIAMIWAAAAMSLFDGYNGLADILANGGPAAVVSEASIAMLGAIGGTLAVLGVIVLPITSGDTAFRSARMIIADYLNISQSKIMTRLWIAIPLFVLSFALTRIDFTLLWRYFSWANQSTAVIALWVGAMYLFIAKKNYWIAMIPGIFMTMATTTYILNAAIGFGLPLTISYIGASIITAVIIALFYKAASKSRANALPLDDDIGQAA; this comes from the coding sequence ATGTTTACATTTATCGGAGGAATTATACTTCTTATTTTGGGATATTTTATTTATGGAAAATTTGTTGAAAAAGTATTTGGTGTAAAAGAACAAAGACAAACACCTGCTATTACAAAAAGAGATGATGTCGACTATTTACCTATGGGAAAAAAACGGAATTCCCTCATTCAATTATTAAATATTGCAGGTGTTGGGCCAATTTTCGGACCGATTATGGGAGCTTTATATGGACCTGCAGCTTTTATATGGATTGTCATTGGATGTATCTTCGCAGGAGCTGTACATGACTATTTAACTGGAATGATTTCTATCAGAAATCGCGGGGCACATTTACCAGAGCTTGCAGGAAAATTTTTAGGAAAAGCTATGAAACATGTAGTAAATGCCTTTGCTATTCTTTTATTACTATTAGTTGGAACCGTTTTCGTTACTGCACCAGCAGATCTATTAGTAGGTTTAACTCCTGATTGGGTTTCCTTTGGTATGATCATTGGAGCAATCTTTATCTATTATATATTAGCTACACTTTTACCAATAGACAAAGTGATAGGGCGTTTATATCCTGTTTTTGGAGCAATGTTATTAATAAGTGCGCTTGGTGTTGGAGCTACTTTGATTATTACAGGAGCACCAATACCAGAATTAACATTCGCAAATATGCACCCAGATAACGCACCTATTTTCCCATTATTATTTTTAACTATTTCATGTGGAGCTTTATCAGGATTCCATGCAACACAAACACCGATTATCTCACGAACTACACAAAATGAATCTCAAGGACGGTTTATTTTTTACGGAATGATGATCGCAGAAGGAATTATAGCCATGATTTGGGCTGCAGCTGCGATGAGTCTATTTGATGGTTACAACGGTTTAGCTGATATTTTAGCAAATGGTGGTCCAGCAGCAGTTGTGAGTGAAGCATCTATTGCTATGCTTGGTGCTATTGGGGGAACATTAGCTGTATTAGGAGTCATTGTTTTACCAATTACATCTGGTGATACTGCGTTTAGAAGTGCACGTATGATTATTGCTGATTACTTAAACATCTCACAGTCAAAAATTATGACGCGCCTATGGATTGCTATACCTTTATTCGTTCTTTCATTCGCTTTAACAAGAATTGACTTTACATTATTATGGCGTTATTTCTCTTGGGCAAATCAATCCACAGCCGTAATTGCTTTATGGGTTGGTGCAATGTACTTGTTTATCGCAAAGAAAAATTATTGGATTGCCATGATTCCAGGTATCTTTATGACGATGGCAACAACAACGTATATTCTTAACGCTGCAATCGGCTTTGGATTGCCACTCACTATTTCTTATATTGGAGCTAGCATCATCACAGCCGTGATTATTGCGTTATTTTATAAGGCTGCAAGTAAATCTAGAGCAAATGCCTTACCTCTTGATGACGACATAGGTCAAGCTGCGTAA
- a CDS encoding DUF4349 domain-containing protein, with product MYRWIIIFSITVMLAILGACSSEQQESQEDMAITSSLDNVGSEGVEKEIERAEESLEEGKQPSETNPAPEIQQSARKVIYTANMMIEVENYQQSLDFIEKQVTNKNGFIVESNSYAMDDDDRAQGTLTVRVPQETFQSFLQAVENGSSKVVEKSLTGQDVTEEFVDLESRLTSKEVVEKRLIQFMEKAEKTEDLLKISTDLATVQEEIEQIKGRMSFLENKVDLATVTIHLREIQVKIPGLENKDLNTWERTQKVFMDSVNFLMIIASGLFVWLVGSLPILLIVGMMIAVVSIFIKRRRKQQLNHLNHPNEPED from the coding sequence ATGTATAGATGGATAATTATTTTTAGTATCACAGTAATGCTAGCCATATTAGGTGCATGTAGTAGTGAACAACAGGAAAGTCAAGAGGACATGGCGATAACCAGCTCACTTGACAATGTAGGCAGTGAAGGGGTAGAGAAAGAAATCGAGCGAGCAGAAGAATCTTTAGAGGAAGGTAAACAACCATCTGAAACAAATCCTGCTCCAGAAATCCAACAAAGTGCTCGTAAGGTGATTTATACGGCAAATATGATGATTGAGGTCGAAAATTATCAACAATCATTAGATTTTATTGAAAAACAGGTTACGAATAAGAATGGATTTATTGTTGAATCCAACTCATACGCAATGGATGATGACGATAGGGCACAAGGTACATTAACCGTACGAGTGCCTCAGGAAACATTTCAATCGTTTCTTCAAGCAGTTGAGAATGGAAGTTCTAAAGTTGTTGAAAAATCACTAACTGGGCAGGATGTCACGGAGGAATTTGTTGATTTAGAATCCCGGTTAACGTCTAAAGAAGTAGTTGAAAAACGTCTCATTCAATTTATGGAAAAGGCGGAGAAAACAGAGGACTTATTAAAGATTTCTACAGATTTAGCCACGGTACAGGAGGAGATTGAACAAATAAAAGGAAGAATGAGCTTTTTAGAGAATAAAGTAGACCTAGCAACAGTGACCATTCACTTGAGAGAGATACAAGTGAAAATACCAGGTCTAGAAAACAAAGATCTGAACACCTGGGAGCGGACACAAAAAGTATTTATGGATAGTGTAAACTTTCTTATGATTATTGCCTCAGGATTATTTGTATGGTTAGTAGGTAGCTTACCGATTCTTTTGATTGTTGGAATGATGATTGCTGTTGTTTCTATTTTCATAAAAAGAAGACGGAAACAACAGCTAAATCATTTGAACCACCCTAACGAACCAGAGGATTAA
- a CDS encoding ISL3 family transposase: MKNSNINLPGFEEVIVKNTEIFEGHFCIHVEMPVLEHSCPECGSITSKIHDYRIQKIKHLKLFERHTVVFYRKRRYSCVCGKRFPEQNPFVDYYQRLSVELNQAIKIRSVKGKTFKETAEIYGTSPSTVVRRFDDLSQNTIQEDPKELPRAIAIDEYKGDTKEGKYQLIIADAETREPIDILPNRYKKTIKQYLHQYGSKVEFVVMDMSPSFKAAVQEALGKPVIVADRFHFVRYIYWALDRVRRRLQTNWHDYDRKKCKKMRYVFYKNSEKLTEEDRWYLKRYVGFSDELKRAYELKEMFSKWFRKAKENGLESILQTKELLLGFYQEVEESHIPEFKKAIRTLQNWQVEILNSFAYNYSNGFLEGINNLTKVMKRNAFGFRSFSRFRAKILLTHKYKKVAVHVG, from the coding sequence ATGAAGAATTCTAACATAAATTTACCTGGATTTGAAGAAGTGATAGTAAAGAATACCGAAATTTTTGAAGGGCATTTTTGTATTCATGTAGAAATGCCAGTCTTAGAACACTCATGTCCTGAATGTGGGAGTATAACTTCTAAAATTCATGATTATCGAATTCAAAAGATAAAACACTTAAAATTGTTTGAGAGACACACCGTTGTTTTTTATAGAAAGCGTCGTTATTCTTGCGTTTGTGGGAAAAGATTTCCTGAACAGAATCCCTTTGTTGACTATTATCAACGCTTATCGGTAGAGTTGAATCAAGCCATTAAGATTCGTAGTGTTAAAGGAAAAACCTTTAAAGAAACAGCTGAGATTTATGGTACATCCCCTTCTACCGTTGTACGTCGATTTGATGATCTGTCCCAAAATACTATTCAAGAAGATCCTAAAGAGCTTCCAAGGGCGATCGCTATAGATGAATATAAAGGGGATACGAAAGAAGGAAAATATCAGCTGATTATTGCTGATGCTGAAACGAGAGAACCTATTGATATATTGCCAAATCGATATAAAAAGACAATCAAGCAATACTTACATCAATACGGCTCAAAAGTAGAGTTTGTTGTGATGGATATGAGCCCATCCTTTAAAGCAGCTGTCCAGGAAGCACTAGGAAAACCAGTGATCGTTGCGGATCGATTCCACTTTGTACGATATATTTATTGGGCGCTAGATCGTGTGAGAAGAAGATTACAAACAAATTGGCATGATTACGACCGTAAAAAGTGTAAGAAAATGCGCTATGTATTCTACAAAAACTCAGAGAAACTAACCGAAGAAGACCGATGGTATTTAAAGCGATATGTAGGGTTTTCTGATGAACTAAAACGAGCTTATGAACTGAAAGAAATGTTTTCTAAGTGGTTCAGAAAGGCAAAAGAAAATGGTTTAGAGTCAATCCTCCAGACTAAAGAATTATTACTTGGATTTTATCAAGAGGTGGAAGAATCTCATATTCCAGAGTTCAAAAAAGCAATACGAACCCTCCAAAATTGGCAGGTAGAAATCTTAAATAGTTTTGCTTATAACTATTCAAATGGATTTTTAGAAGGAATAAACAACTTAACCAAAGTTATGAAACGAAATGCCTTTGGTTTTAGAAGCTTTAGTCGTTTTAGAGCCAAAATATTATTAACACATAAGTATAAAAAGGTGGCTGTTCACGTTGGGTAG
- the lepB gene encoding signal peptidase I, with translation MSQIEPETSKSKIWEWTKAIVLAVGLAMIIRFFLFEPYLVEGSSMDPTLKDGDRLFVNKTLQFIGDIEKGDIVIIDGKEENIRYVKRIIGLPGDSVTAEQGKVYVNGRELEEPYLEGSLMEADQVGMLLTGDFEEIEVPEESYFVMGDNRLNSMDSRNGLGLIEKDRILGKSEFIFYPLNHFKKTE, from the coding sequence ATGTCTCAAATTGAACCAGAAACATCTAAATCAAAAATATGGGAATGGACGAAGGCAATTGTCTTAGCAGTAGGGCTAGCAATGATCATTCGGTTCTTCTTGTTTGAACCTTATCTAGTTGAAGGGTCATCTATGGATCCAACTCTTAAAGATGGGGATCGATTATTTGTTAATAAAACGTTGCAATTTATAGGTGATATTGAAAAAGGTGACATTGTCATCATTGATGGAAAAGAAGAAAATATACGCTATGTTAAAAGAATAATCGGGTTACCTGGTGATAGTGTAACTGCAGAGCAAGGGAAAGTTTATGTGAATGGAAGAGAACTGGAAGAGCCTTATTTAGAAGGAAGTTTAATGGAAGCAGATCAAGTGGGAATGTTGTTAACGGGTGATTTTGAAGAAATTGAAGTACCTGAAGAAAGTTATTTTGTTATGGGAGATAATCGATTAAATAGTATGGATAGTCGGAATGGATTAGGGTTGATTGAAAAAGACAGGATTTTAGGAAAGTCAGAATTTATCTTTTACCCTTTAAATCATTTTAAGAAAACAGAGTAG
- a CDS encoding DUF2306 domain-containing protein has product MLESVFHVLRILHIIGGFVALFVFWIPIITKKGGKLHYLFGWIYVYGMILVAISAFYMGVYRIFFDSNTTNEEVSFSWFLLFISILSSASAYYGLRVLRFKTRKQVHTHMLDLFFSLLLLLSGIGISIYGFTQSFVLLSWFPLVGIALGLTQLIYWLKIPTKKMHWWFEHFSGMLACCISTITAFTVFGAPRLLNVESVSIILWFLPTIIITPLIIGLGIYYTKKFNKPKGINL; this is encoded by the coding sequence ATGTTGGAATCCGTCTTTCACGTATTAAGGATATTACATATTATTGGCGGTTTCGTTGCTCTCTTTGTTTTTTGGATCCCAATTATTACAAAAAAAGGTGGAAAGCTTCATTATTTATTTGGTTGGATTTATGTATATGGAATGATACTGGTGGCAATCAGTGCATTTTATATGGGCGTCTATCGAATTTTCTTTGATTCAAATACCACTAATGAAGAAGTCTCTTTCTCATGGTTTCTCTTATTCATTAGTATTCTAAGCTCAGCTTCAGCTTATTATGGGTTACGCGTACTCCGTTTTAAAACTCGAAAACAGGTCCATACACATATGCTAGATCTCTTTTTCTCCCTGTTACTTCTTCTATCAGGAATCGGAATTAGTATCTATGGTTTTACACAGAGCTTTGTCCTACTTTCTTGGTTCCCATTGGTTGGAATTGCATTAGGACTTACTCAATTAATCTATTGGTTGAAAATACCTACAAAAAAAATGCATTGGTGGTTTGAACATTTCTCAGGAATGCTCGCTTGTTGTATTTCAACCATTACAGCCTTTACAGTATTTGGTGCTCCTAGACTCCTTAACGTTGAGTCAGTAAGTATAATTCTTTGGTTCCTTCCAACTATCATCATAACACCGTTAATTATTGGGCTGGGCATATATTATACTAAGAAGTTTAATAAGCCAAAAGGAATCAACCTTTAA
- a CDS encoding organic hydroperoxide resistance protein translates to MTKPLFTSTATAVGGREGRVESSDGNINVKLAMPGTPRAKEIPEATNPEQLFAAGYSACFDGALQFIAKKEKVEFDSEVTANVSLLKDEADDGFKLGVLLQVKGTGIERSQLEDLVEKAHEFCPYSKATKGNIEVKLEVI, encoded by the coding sequence ATGACTAAACCACTATTTACTTCAACTGCTACAGCCGTCGGAGGACGTGAAGGAAGAGTAGAATCATCCGACGGAAATATTAATGTGAAATTAGCTATGCCAGGAACACCAAGGGCTAAAGAAATTCCAGAGGCTACTAATCCTGAACAGCTGTTCGCTGCTGGATACTCCGCTTGTTTTGATGGAGCATTACAATTTATTGCAAAGAAGGAAAAAGTAGAATTTGATTCTGAGGTAACGGCTAATGTAAGTCTACTTAAGGATGAAGCAGATGATGGTTTTAAACTAGGAGTTTTATTACAAGTGAAGGGGACAGGCATAGAACGTTCACAGCTAGAAGACCTAGTTGAGAAAGCTCATGAATTTTGTCCATATTCTAAGGCAACTAAAGGTAATATTGAAGTGAAGTTAGAAGTGATTTAA
- a CDS encoding PTS fructose transporter subunit IIABC has product MRITELLTKETITLNITSTTKNATISELVNVLDKAGKLSDPKAYKQAVLNREQQSTTGIGDGIAIPHAKTNAVKSPAIAFGRSSQGVDYEAFDGQPSHLFFMIAASEGANNTHLEALSKLSTILMKQEVREKLLAAKTEEDILSIIDQYDEKEEDAEIQGTTAGKILAVTACPTGIAHTYMAADSLKEKAKEMNLSFKVETNGSGGAKNVLTQQEIDEATAIIVAADKQVEMERFNGKHVIIVPVADGIRKPQELLERALNQDAPVYQGNGQSNRENNGTKEKTGFYKHLMNGVSNMLPFVVGGGILIAISFMFGIHAGDPTHETYNRFAEALATIGGGNAFGLMVPVLAGFIALSIADRPGLAPGMVGGFMAAQGGAGFLGGLIAGFLAGYIVLLLKKLLSGMPSSLEGIKPVLLYPVLSIFTVGMIMFFVVNQPVSALNQGISDFLGGLGTGNLVLLGLILGGMMAVDMGGPINKAAFTFGIAMIDAGNFAPHAAVMAGGMVPPLGIALATTLFRNKFTIREREAGITNYIMGASFITEGAIPFAAADPARVIPSIVTGSAVAGALAMFFGNGLRAPHGGAFVIYFVEGNPLLYLVAILAGTIVTALMLGLLKKPVTE; this is encoded by the coding sequence ATGAGAATTACGGAGTTACTTACAAAGGAAACGATTACACTAAATATTACGTCTACTACGAAAAACGCTACAATTAGTGAGTTAGTAAACGTATTAGATAAGGCTGGTAAATTATCAGATCCAAAAGCATATAAACAAGCTGTTTTAAACCGTGAACAACAAAGCACAACTGGTATTGGCGATGGAATTGCTATTCCACATGCTAAAACAAATGCTGTAAAGAGTCCTGCAATTGCATTTGGCCGGTCTTCACAGGGAGTAGATTATGAAGCTTTTGATGGACAGCCAAGTCATTTATTTTTCATGATTGCAGCATCTGAGGGAGCAAACAACACACATTTAGAGGCTTTATCTAAGCTTTCAACGATTTTAATGAAGCAAGAGGTTAGAGAGAAGCTTTTAGCTGCGAAAACCGAAGAAGATATTCTTTCTATTATTGATCAATACGATGAAAAAGAAGAAGACGCAGAAATACAAGGTACAACTGCTGGTAAAATATTAGCTGTAACGGCATGTCCAACAGGAATTGCGCATACGTATATGGCAGCGGATTCATTAAAAGAAAAAGCGAAAGAGATGAATCTTTCTTTTAAAGTGGAAACGAACGGATCTGGTGGAGCTAAAAATGTCTTAACACAACAAGAAATCGATGAAGCAACGGCCATCATTGTTGCTGCTGATAAACAAGTAGAGATGGAACGATTCAATGGAAAGCATGTGATCATTGTTCCAGTAGCAGATGGAATTAGAAAGCCACAAGAACTTTTGGAAAGAGCATTAAATCAAGATGCACCAGTTTATCAAGGCAACGGTCAATCCAATAGAGAAAATAACGGTACGAAAGAAAAAACGGGTTTCTATAAACATTTAATGAATGGTGTATCAAACATGCTTCCATTTGTAGTTGGTGGAGGTATCCTTATTGCTATATCATTTATGTTTGGTATTCATGCTGGAGACCCTACACATGAAACATATAATCGTTTTGCAGAAGCGCTAGCTACAATCGGTGGTGGTAATGCCTTTGGATTAATGGTTCCAGTTTTAGCAGGATTCATTGCATTGAGTATTGCTGATCGCCCTGGTTTAGCACCAGGTATGGTAGGGGGATTCATGGCTGCTCAAGGTGGAGCTGGTTTCTTAGGTGGATTAATTGCAGGGTTTTTAGCAGGTTACATTGTTCTTTTACTGAAAAAATTATTATCAGGTATGCCGTCTTCTTTAGAAGGTATTAAGCCAGTATTATTATATCCAGTATTAAGCATCTTTACAGTTGGTATGATTATGTTCTTTGTTGTTAATCAGCCGGTAAGTGCATTAAATCAAGGTATTAGTGACTTTTTAGGTGGATTGGGAACTGGAAACTTAGTACTTTTAGGTCTCATTCTAGGTGGAATGATGGCTGTAGATATGGGTGGTCCAATTAATAAAGCTGCCTTTACATTCGGTATAGCCATGATTGATGCTGGTAACTTTGCTCCACATGCTGCTGTCATGGCAGGTGGAATGGTACCTCCGTTAGGAATTGCATTAGCGACAACTTTATTTAGAAATAAGTTTACAATACGTGAACGAGAAGCTGGTATTACTAACTATATTATGGGTGCTTCCTTTATTACGGAAGGTGCCATTCCATTCGCCGCTGCAGATCCAGCTCGTGTGATTCCATCTATAGTCACAGGGTCTGCTGTAGCAGGAGCTTTAGCAATGTTCTTCGGAAACGGTTTACGTGCTCCACATGGTGGTGCTTTCGTCATCTACTTTGTTGAAGGTAATCCATTATTGTATCTAGTTGCTATTTTAGCAGGGACAATTGTAACAGCCCTTATGTTGGGTCTTTTAAAGAAACCTGTAACTGAATAA
- the pfkB gene encoding 1-phosphofructokinase, with protein sequence MIYTVTLNPSVDYIVKVEAFKLGGLNRTTSDSKFPGGKGINVSRVLKRLGVESNALGFIGGFTGKYVEEFLKEEKIETSFIQVAGDTRINIKLKTGDETEINGIGPSISSEVLDQFLAKFKEMNQDDIVVLAGSIPGTLPPTIYNKIMDVCHEKGIKVVADVSGDALKEVVNGRPFLIKPNHHELGELFHTKIHSVNEALLYGKKLVEQGVKHVIVSMAEKGALLVTENASYIANIPKGEVLNSVGAGDSVVGGFLSAISTGSSLEEAFKVGVASGSATAFSLELCTKEEVEKLLPQIEMKKG encoded by the coding sequence ATGATTTATACTGTCACATTGAATCCATCAGTGGACTACATCGTTAAAGTGGAAGCATTTAAGTTAGGTGGATTGAATCGTACAACATCTGATAGCAAATTTCCAGGTGGTAAAGGAATTAATGTTTCACGCGTTCTGAAACGACTTGGAGTTGAATCAAACGCACTCGGGTTTATCGGTGGATTTACTGGTAAATATGTGGAGGAATTCCTAAAGGAAGAAAAGATAGAAACAAGCTTTATTCAAGTAGCAGGGGACACAAGAATTAATATTAAGCTGAAAACAGGTGATGAGACGGAGATAAACGGAATAGGTCCATCTATTTCTTCAGAAGTTCTTGACCAGTTCTTGGCGAAATTTAAAGAGATGAATCAAGATGATATCGTGGTACTAGCAGGAAGTATTCCCGGAACTTTGCCGCCAACTATTTATAACAAGATTATGGATGTGTGTCATGAAAAAGGTATAAAAGTTGTGGCAGACGTGTCTGGAGATGCTCTAAAAGAAGTAGTAAATGGAAGGCCATTCTTAATTAAACCAAATCATCATGAATTAGGTGAGCTTTTTCATACGAAAATTCATTCAGTGAATGAGGCATTACTATACGGAAAGAAGCTAGTAGAACAAGGTGTCAAACATGTGATTGTGTCAATGGCAGAAAAAGGTGCTTTACTAGTTACAGAGAATGCTAGCTATATTGCAAATATCCCTAAAGGAGAAGTTTTAAATTCTGTTGGAGCAGGGGATTCAGTAGTTGGTGGATTTTTAAGTGCAATTTCTACAGGAAGCTCTCTTGAAGAAGCATTTAAAGTAGGAGTTGCATCAGGGAGTGCAACAGCATTTTCATTAGAGCTATGTACGAAAGAAGAAGTCGAAAAGCTATTACCTCAAATAGAAATGAAAAAAGGATAG
- a CDS encoding DeoR/GlpR family DNA-binding transcription regulator: MLTPERHRLILELLKEKHSVKIQDLVDLTNTSESTIRRDLTQLEEDKYLKRIHGGASLLQGNLNEPNVSEKASKNLQQKIMIAKEAASLVEEGDCIFLDAGTTTLQMIDYLPVDKEIVVVTNGYTNIEPLLMKGIRTYLVGGYIKPSTGAMIGRGAINSMEQYRFDKCFLGVNGIHLDLGYTTPDPEEAVMKKTALKLSREKFVIADYSKFGEISFSKIAEVADAKIITDEVEEEAIQPYIKNTAIKVVKA, from the coding sequence ATGCTCACTCCAGAAAGACATCGCCTCATTCTAGAACTTCTTAAAGAGAAACATTCAGTTAAAATTCAAGATCTTGTTGATCTAACAAATACATCTGAATCTACGATAAGACGAGATTTGACTCAATTAGAGGAAGACAAATATTTAAAGAGAATTCATGGTGGGGCTTCACTTTTACAAGGGAATTTAAATGAACCAAATGTAAGTGAAAAAGCTTCCAAAAACCTTCAACAAAAAATCATGATTGCTAAGGAAGCAGCTTCTCTTGTTGAAGAAGGAGACTGTATTTTCCTAGATGCTGGTACGACGACATTACAAATGATTGATTATCTACCGGTAGACAAGGAAATTGTTGTTGTAACAAACGGCTATACGAATATTGAGCCTCTATTAATGAAAGGAATAAGGACCTATTTAGTTGGAGGTTATATAAAGCCATCAACTGGAGCCATGATTGGTAGAGGTGCTATTAACTCAATGGAGCAATACCGATTTGATAAGTGTTTTTTAGGTGTGAATGGAATTCACTTGGATTTAGGATATACAACACCTGACCCTGAGGAAGCAGTGATGAAAAAAACGGCACTAAAGCTTTCGAGGGAAAAATTTGTTATAGCTGATTACTCAAAATTCGGGGAAATCTCTTTTTCTAAAATAGCAGAAGTAGCGGATGCAAAGATTATCACAGATGAAGTAGAGGAAGAAGCGATACAGCCATATATAAAAAATACAGCAATAAAGGTAGTGAAGGCATGA